From a region of the Acinetobacter larvae genome:
- a CDS encoding IS982 family transposase: MDHITELFCKVDDFCKIFNESLEKALIPEQNKPVQKSALSLSEIMTIVILFHQSGFRFFKYFYCHMVIPFWKSAFPKLLSYNRFIEIMPRCLQALSSFFHQVKGTDTGISIIDSTKLVVCHNLRIKRNRVFKGLANRGKSSTGWFYGFKLHVVINNLGEIINIKVTSGNIHDIAVLESLTKELKGILLGDKGYLSKAKTEALAARGLKILTPSRKNMKNKPLRTEEEKQLLGRRGLIETVNDQLKNLHQLDHSRHRSVNNFMVNIMAAVVAYCLNPNKPTFKNMLKG, translated from the coding sequence ATGGATCATATTACCGAATTATTCTGTAAAGTGGATGATTTTTGCAAAATATTTAACGAATCTCTAGAGAAAGCTCTTATTCCTGAGCAAAATAAGCCAGTTCAAAAGTCAGCTTTAAGTTTATCTGAGATCATGACAATTGTTATCTTATTTCACCAATCAGGTTTTAGATTCTTTAAATATTTTTACTGCCACATGGTCATCCCTTTTTGGAAATCAGCATTTCCTAAGCTGCTGAGCTATAATCGTTTTATTGAAATCATGCCACGTTGTTTACAAGCTTTGAGTAGCTTTTTTCATCAGGTTAAAGGAACTGATACAGGAATTAGTATTATTGATTCAACCAAACTTGTAGTTTGTCATAATCTTAGAATTAAAAGAAACCGCGTATTTAAAGGCTTAGCGAATCGTGGAAAAAGTAGTACTGGGTGGTTCTATGGTTTTAAATTACATGTGGTTATCAATAACTTAGGTGAAATTATTAATATTAAAGTAACATCAGGGAATATCCATGATATTGCTGTACTAGAGTCTTTAACCAAAGAATTAAAAGGCATTTTATTAGGAGATAAAGGCTATTTAAGCAAAGCTAAGACAGAGGCTTTAGCAGCAAGAGGATTAAAAATATTGACTCCATCACGTAAGAATATGAAAAACAAGCCACTCCGAACTGAAGAAGAAAAACAATTGCTTGGCAGAAGAGGATTAATAGAAACGGTGAATGATCAGTTAAAAAACTTACATCAACTTGACCATTCGCGTCATCGTTCTGTGAATAATTTCATGGTAAATATTATGGCTGCTGTAGTGGCTTATTGTTTAAATCCGAATAAGCCAACTTTCAAAAATATGCTGAAAGGTTGA
- the pgaB gene encoding poly-beta-1,6-N-acetyl-D-glucosamine N-deacetylase PgaB yields the protein MKILLKMTKLCLLALAVQSSMGYAEEFHDSLKENQSFALNFHDVRDDVLRVGDRDPFAISSKNLADFLAWLSTSKWQPVTLKQILEARQGKTKLPEHAVLLSFDDGMLSSYSHTFPLLKQYQLPAVFAIVTSWTEGSNPGGEIAYGKNNMMTWAQMREMQASGLVEFASHSHSLHQGVIANPQNNEEPAAISRQYFHHLKRYETDQEYRQRIYQDLATSKKLLDQNIGINTIAMIWPYGAVTPEVEQIAHEVGLPLSFSLGDTGLNTVSDAVLRRYLVNDNPTAEGLRQNMLNIIHYHDDKKIEQFHSIGLNLNELVEADPQQADQKLGAMLNSIQAQRVDRVVLNVLHQDKNGIYAFVPNSIFPVKQDLMNRMTWQMMTRTFNNVYAQIPMAFFTAQPDYLARFSADLMKNNTRLLGIQFDTADQFAGYLQPSNVEVQRQLQMLKDIKKVALHYSSVSYPFDIALAGQLNTQDSPQFIAALPTLLQYVDFIDVTIQPNLDKKQWAQLQQSLQPLAQNYKNRIAIHVDLSNLNTPKDWQRAQQFLVEMQRLGLQNIGVQQYGFANRQQVFEYLYDPLSQNDSPVLYQDPYFQMTQEKSP from the coding sequence ATGAAAATATTATTAAAAATGACAAAGTTGTGCCTGCTGGCTTTGGCTGTTCAGTCCAGTATGGGCTATGCAGAAGAATTTCATGACTCCTTAAAAGAGAATCAATCATTTGCGCTAAATTTTCATGATGTGAGAGATGATGTATTGCGAGTTGGTGACCGTGATCCCTTTGCGATCAGTAGCAAAAACTTAGCTGATTTTTTGGCTTGGTTGAGTACATCAAAATGGCAACCGGTTACTTTAAAACAGATTTTAGAGGCAAGACAAGGGAAAACTAAACTGCCAGAACATGCAGTTTTACTGAGTTTTGATGATGGTATGTTAAGCAGTTATAGCCACACCTTTCCCTTATTGAAGCAGTACCAGCTTCCTGCAGTATTTGCCATCGTCACCAGTTGGACCGAAGGGAGTAATCCTGGCGGTGAGATTGCTTATGGTAAAAATAACATGATGACTTGGGCACAAATGCGTGAAATGCAAGCTTCGGGCTTGGTGGAATTTGCTAGTCATTCACATAGTCTACATCAAGGCGTAATTGCTAATCCGCAAAATAATGAAGAACCTGCTGCGATTTCTAGACAATATTTTCATCATTTAAAGCGTTATGAAACAGATCAGGAATATCGCCAACGTATTTATCAAGATTTAGCGACGTCTAAAAAACTTTTAGATCAAAATATTGGGATTAACACCATTGCAATGATTTGGCCTTATGGTGCTGTCACCCCAGAAGTAGAACAAATTGCACATGAAGTGGGCTTGCCTTTGTCTTTTAGTTTGGGCGATACCGGTTTAAATACGGTGTCTGATGCAGTACTCCGTCGCTATTTAGTCAATGACAATCCTACAGCTGAGGGATTACGACAAAATATGCTGAATATCATTCATTATCATGATGATAAAAAGATCGAACAGTTCCACAGCATTGGCTTAAATCTCAATGAACTGGTTGAAGCTGATCCACAACAAGCAGATCAAAAACTGGGGGCAATGCTCAATAGTATTCAAGCACAACGTGTTGATCGTGTGGTGTTAAATGTTTTGCATCAGGATAAAAATGGTATTTATGCTTTTGTACCGAATAGTATTTTTCCTGTTAAACAGGATTTGATGAACCGTATGACCTGGCAGATGATGACCAGAACATTCAATAATGTTTATGCTCAAATTCCGATGGCTTTCTTTACTGCTCAGCCAGATTATCTTGCTCGTTTTAGCGCAGATTTAATGAAAAATAATACGCGATTATTGGGTATACAGTTTGATACCGCTGATCAATTTGCAGGATATTTACAACCATCTAATGTGGAAGTACAACGCCAATTACAGATGCTCAAAGATATTAAAAAAGTTGCTTTACATTATTCTAGTGTCAGTTATCCATTTGATATTGCATTGGCAGGGCAGTTAAATACACAAGATAGTCCGCAGTTTATAGCCGCATTACCGACACTACTTCAATATGTAGATTTTATTGATGTGACCATTCAGCCGAATTTAGATAAAAAACAATGGGCTCAGTTACAGCAGAGTTTACAACCCTTAGCACAGAATTATAAAAACCGCATTGCGATACATGTTGATTTATCTAATCTAAATACGCCCAAAGATTGGCAAAGAGCACAGCAATTCTTAGTCGAAATGCAACGGTTAGGCTTACAAAATATTGGCGTGCAACAGTATGGCTTTGCCAATCGTCAACAGGTTTTTGAATATTTATATGATCCACTCAGCCAAAACGATAGTCCGGTTTTATATCAAGATCCTTATTTCCAAATGACTCAGGAGAAAAGTCCATGA
- a CDS encoding sigma-70 family RNA polymerase sigma factor, with translation MPSSQAQKHILALYQQHHSWIYRWLYHRLGNSADAADLAQDTFVRVMTRKQAVEIEQPRAYLTSVAKSLMINWFHRKQIERAYLEVLATQPELEQPSPEYACEIIESLVEVTTLLNSLPDTVRDTFLYAQLEGMKYQDIADRMGISLSTVKRYIQKAYTHCLLVMMDHEL, from the coding sequence ATGCCGTCTTCTCAAGCTCAAAAACATATTTTAGCTTTATATCAACAACATCATTCATGGATTTATCGTTGGCTATATCATCGATTGGGGAATTCAGCGGATGCAGCAGATTTGGCACAAGATACTTTTGTACGGGTCATGACGAGAAAGCAGGCTGTAGAGATTGAACAACCGCGTGCTTATTTAACCAGTGTTGCCAAAAGCTTAATGATTAACTGGTTTCATCGAAAGCAGATTGAGCGTGCTTATCTGGAAGTATTAGCTACACAACCTGAATTAGAGCAGCCTTCACCAGAATATGCATGTGAAATTATAGAAAGTTTGGTCGAGGTAACCACTTTACTCAATAGTTTACCCGATACCGTACGTGATACTTTTTTATATGCCCAACTTGAAGGGATGAAATACCAAGATATTGCTGATCGTATGGGTATTTCGTTGAGTACGGTTAAACGTTATATTCAAAAAGCTTATACCCACTGTTTGTTGGTGATGATGGATCATGAGCTGTGA
- a CDS encoding TonB-dependent siderophore receptor: MYAQNTNLKSSKLKLDDNSLVQAIRVMMLGAVLAAPITYIFAAPAQSTQPYAIAAGQLGDVLADFAMQSHVALSFDPKLTQGLLSSGLQGAYNVQQGFLTLLAGTNLQLVQHEDASWSIREKTPDQPQAIVQLATIQLKARSEAIRPSTQTASDVAELPVISLSARPQTARTEGSQRYTTPKVTTGKFEQSLRETPQSMSVMTRKQLDDQNISNLKEAMTQATGVTVTSNGAFAETGYQMRGYQATQQQDGLSVGANDSYSIAPARDMEIYDRIEILRGPAGLLEGNGDPSGVINMVRRRPTAEPEGFVNLSYGSWNNMRVSVGANDRLTADGRIRGRAILTHQQKDFFYDSAEEHRNSAYAIVEADVGEHTLVTSSINYSQSDSVPFYGWPPRGGDFSRKDFFGADWNKTKVPNAFEARFDIEHALNDAWKVKFASIYQDQQLKSQMAIATTPNAQTQRTSYYGYKKDSRQVLYGGELSIAGKFELFDREHDLIFGGTWSRSDQKIGSSTSYDNPDRSEYWNSDFLMHPRVDPNDIPDPNLNKTQTEVQKSSLYGAVKYKLLDDLTLTLGGRFSNYDEKSRGIGAQNSSDWEKSAAKASMEFTPYAGLVWNFSKDMSWYVSYTDIFSPQTQKEWTGATVKPRVGWQVETGVKAEFFDGDLQSTLAVFRLRDENRATVDRDPSHYPNPHCQGDPLDIATLGCSIAGGENQTQGVELELVGKLTEQWDLIMSYIYTDSEVIRSNSTSSWDYAVGSNFSPSTPKHAVKLWSTYNFNNGWNVGGGLNAQSHLYDSTTNQRNAGFSVFNAHIGYKVNPQLDVALNINNLFDKHYFASMGYAANRWMYGEPRNFMLSLRSTF; the protein is encoded by the coding sequence ATGTACGCGCAAAATACCAATTTAAAATCAAGCAAACTTAAGCTAGATGATAATTCCTTAGTGCAAGCAATACGTGTCATGATGTTAGGCGCTGTACTTGCTGCACCAATAACATATATTTTTGCAGCACCAGCACAGTCAACACAACCCTATGCAATCGCTGCAGGTCAGTTAGGGGATGTCTTGGCTGATTTTGCAATGCAAAGCCATGTGGCATTGTCATTTGATCCAAAACTAACACAGGGCTTGCTAAGTTCTGGGCTTCAGGGAGCCTATAACGTACAGCAAGGTTTTTTAACATTATTGGCAGGAACAAATTTGCAATTGGTGCAGCATGAAGATGCAAGCTGGTCGATTCGTGAAAAAACGCCGGATCAACCACAAGCGATTGTGCAATTGGCAACGATTCAGCTAAAAGCAAGGTCAGAGGCAATTCGCCCAAGTACACAGACTGCTTCTGATGTTGCAGAATTACCCGTGATTAGTCTATCGGCACGCCCGCAAACAGCACGGACTGAAGGGAGCCAGCGCTATACCACACCGAAAGTAACGACTGGAAAATTTGAACAGTCATTAAGAGAAACACCTCAATCTATGTCGGTGATGACGCGAAAACAACTTGATGATCAGAATATTAGTAATCTAAAAGAAGCGATGACTCAGGCAACGGGTGTGACGGTAACCAGCAATGGCGCATTTGCTGAAACGGGCTACCAAATGCGTGGTTATCAGGCAACTCAACAACAAGATGGTTTGTCTGTGGGTGCTAACGATTCATATAGTATTGCACCAGCGAGAGATATGGAAATCTATGATCGTATTGAAATTTTAAGAGGTCCCGCTGGGCTATTAGAAGGCAATGGCGACCCAAGTGGTGTGATCAATATGGTGCGCCGTCGCCCGACTGCTGAGCCAGAAGGTTTTGTCAATCTTTCCTATGGTTCATGGAATAATATGCGTGTTAGTGTCGGTGCAAATGATCGTTTAACAGCAGATGGTCGTATCCGCGGGCGAGCTATTTTAACCCATCAACAAAAAGATTTTTTCTACGATTCTGCTGAAGAACATCGTAATTCTGCTTATGCAATAGTAGAGGCGGATGTTGGCGAGCATACTTTAGTCACCTCTTCGATCAATTATAGTCAGTCCGATAGCGTACCTTTTTATGGTTGGCCACCACGAGGTGGTGATTTTAGTCGTAAAGATTTTTTTGGTGCAGATTGGAATAAAACCAAAGTACCCAATGCTTTTGAAGCACGTTTTGATATTGAACATGCGTTGAATGATGCCTGGAAAGTGAAATTTGCCAGTATTTATCAAGACCAACAGCTAAAATCACAAATGGCGATTGCAACAACACCGAATGCCCAGACCCAAAGAACCAGTTACTATGGATATAAAAAAGATAGCCGTCAGGTGCTATATGGCGGAGAACTAAGTATTGCGGGTAAATTTGAGTTATTTGATCGTGAACATGATCTGATCTTTGGTGGAACTTGGTCGCGGAGTGATCAGAAAATTGGGAGTTCAACCAGCTATGATAATCCTGATCGATCAGAATATTGGAATTCAGATTTTTTAATGCATCCTCGGGTTGATCCCAATGATATTCCTGATCCAAATCTGAATAAAACCCAAACTGAAGTGCAGAAATCTAGTTTATACGGTGCTGTGAAATATAAACTGCTTGATGATTTAACTTTGACATTGGGAGGACGCTTCAGTAATTACGATGAGAAAAGCCGTGGTATTGGTGCTCAAAATAGCAGTGATTGGGAAAAATCTGCGGCCAAAGCCAGTATGGAGTTTACACCTTATGCGGGATTGGTTTGGAACTTTAGCAAAGACATGTCTTGGTATGTCAGCTATACCGATATTTTTAGCCCACAGACTCAAAAAGAATGGACTGGGGCAACGGTAAAACCACGGGTGGGATGGCAAGTGGAAACGGGTGTAAAAGCTGAATTCTTTGACGGTGATTTACAGTCCACGCTTGCGGTGTTTCGTTTGAGAGATGAAAATCGGGCGACAGTAGACCGTGATCCAAGCCATTATCCCAACCCACATTGTCAAGGTGATCCGCTGGATATAGCGACATTAGGCTGTTCAATTGCGGGAGGAGAAAATCAGACCCAAGGCGTTGAATTAGAATTGGTCGGTAAACTCACAGAGCAATGGGATTTAATCATGAGTTATATTTATACGGATTCAGAAGTTATTCGTAGTAACTCAACCTCATCGTGGGATTATGCCGTAGGCAGTAATTTTTCCCCATCAACCCCCAAACATGCCGTGAAATTATGGTCAACCTATAATTTCAACAATGGTTGGAATGTGGGTGGGGGTTTAAATGCACAGTCACATTTATATGATTCAACCACCAATCAACGTAATGCCGGTTTTAGTGTGTTTAATGCGCATATTGGCTATAAGGTGAATCCGCAGCTGGATGTAGCACTGAATATCAATAACCTATTTGATAAACATTATTTTGCCAGTATGGGCTATGCCGCAAACCGTTGGATGTATGGTGAGCCGCGTAATTTTATGCTGAGCTTACGTAGCACATTTTAA
- a CDS encoding IS982 family transposase, with translation MDHITELFCKVDDFCKIFNESLEKALIPEQNKPVQKSALSLSEIMTIVILFHQSGFRFFKYFYCHMVIPFWKSAFPKLLSYNRFIEIMPRCLQALSSFFHQVKGTDTGISIIDSTKLVVCHNLRIKRNRVFKGLANRGKSSTGWFYGFKLHMVINNLGEIINIKVTSGNIHDIAVLESLTKELKGILLGDKGYLSKAKTEALAARGLKILTPSRKNMKNKPLRTEEEKQLLGRRGLIETVNDQLKNLHQLDHSRHRSVNNFMVNIMAAVVAYCLNPNKPTFKNMLKG, from the coding sequence ATGGATCATATTACCGAATTATTCTGTAAAGTGGATGATTTTTGCAAAATATTTAACGAATCTCTAGAGAAAGCTCTTATTCCTGAGCAAAATAAGCCAGTTCAAAAGTCAGCTTTAAGTTTATCTGAGATCATGACAATTGTTATCTTATTTCACCAATCAGGTTTTAGATTCTTTAAATATTTTTACTGCCACATGGTCATCCCTTTTTGGAAATCAGCATTTCCTAAGCTGCTGAGCTATAATCGTTTTATTGAAATCATGCCACGTTGTTTACAAGCTTTGAGTAGCTTTTTTCATCAGGTTAAAGGAACTGATACAGGAATTAGTATTATTGATTCAACCAAACTTGTAGTTTGTCATAATCTTAGAATTAAAAGAAACCGCGTATTTAAAGGCTTAGCGAATCGTGGAAAAAGTAGTACTGGGTGGTTCTATGGTTTTAAATTACACATGGTTATCAATAACTTAGGTGAAATTATTAATATTAAAGTAACATCAGGGAATATCCATGATATTGCTGTACTAGAGTCTTTAACCAAAGAATTAAAAGGCATTTTATTAGGAGATAAAGGCTATTTAAGCAAAGCTAAGACAGAGGCTTTAGCAGCAAGAGGATTAAAAATATTGACTCCATCACGTAAGAATATGAAAAACAAGCCACTCCGAACTGAAGAAGAAAAACAATTGCTTGGCAGAAGAGGATTAATAGAAACGGTGAATGATCAGTTAAAAAACTTACATCAACTTGACCATTCGCGTCATCGTTCTGTGAATAATTTCATGGTAAATATTATGGCTGCTGTAGTGGCTTATTGTTTAAATCCGAATAAGCCAACTTTCAAAAATATGCTGAAAGGTTGA
- a CDS encoding DUF4349 domain-containing protein — MFFLNQQQYSAKRYELTLLEQKIQQTQRVEQNTPNPQRNEIDRLTQLEVNDRVRYSTIQLNIHQPATVRERIDIDIAAVAAQHGNSFWQRAWQGLYTGWYFILNLVIFLITIWPIYLIVVLLLLAYRLIKPYYNKFSTIRQHSNNQHNKPEDPKDNTKT, encoded by the coding sequence ATGTTTTTTCTAAACCAACAACAGTACTCAGCAAAACGTTATGAACTCACATTATTAGAGCAAAAAATACAACAAACGCAGCGTGTAGAACAAAATACCCCTAACCCACAACGCAATGAAATCGATCGATTAACCCAGTTAGAAGTAAATGATCGTGTGCGTTACAGTACCATTCAATTGAATATCCATCAGCCTGCTACGGTGCGTGAGCGCATAGATATTGATATTGCAGCTGTGGCAGCTCAACATGGTAATAGTTTTTGGCAACGTGCTTGGCAAGGTTTATATACAGGCTGGTATTTTATTTTAAATTTAGTGATCTTTCTTATTACTATTTGGCCTATTTATTTAATTGTAGTATTGCTGCTCCTTGCTTATCGTTTGATTAAGCCATACTACAATAAATTTAGCACAATAAGACAGCACTCAAACAACCAACACAATAAACCAGAAGATCCCAAAGATAATACTAAAACCTGA
- a CDS encoding LysR substrate-binding domain-containing protein: MKRRHLPPLNALRMFEAVARHRSLSLAAEELCVTHSAVSHQIKILEQWFEQKLFTRHAHGVALTHAGLQLFTVCVQSFNDLENCIAQLAQHNAPNSISIGAPHSFLANWLIARLEHFELEHRDIQIKLMTCNDIKALEKDQIDIYIANQARDEAIATHLQRHLLFEDKIGPVSNLEKIALLHHPKDLLNQTLLHTKSNPEAWSLWLQQHNIQLEQVKQQRSFDHLNLMLEAAASGLGIAIAPQLLLSKELENQRLYAPLGFMPCGRDFYSIVKKSKASQTHIQQFMQWLHTAVIKT; the protein is encoded by the coding sequence ATGAAACGCCGTCACTTACCGCCCTTAAATGCATTACGGATGTTCGAAGCTGTCGCTCGACACCGTAGCCTCAGCCTCGCAGCTGAAGAGTTGTGTGTGACACACAGTGCGGTCAGCCATCAGATTAAAATCTTAGAACAATGGTTTGAACAAAAATTATTTACACGTCATGCGCATGGTGTGGCACTTACCCATGCAGGTCTGCAACTTTTCACCGTCTGTGTGCAATCCTTCAATGATTTAGAAAACTGTATTGCACAATTAGCGCAGCATAATGCTCCCAATAGCATCAGCATTGGTGCACCACATAGTTTTTTAGCCAATTGGCTGATTGCACGTTTGGAACATTTTGAGTTAGAACATCGTGATATACAGATTAAATTAATGACCTGCAATGACATTAAAGCTTTAGAAAAAGATCAAATCGATATCTATATTGCTAACCAAGCACGAGACGAAGCAATCGCAACACATTTACAACGGCATTTATTATTTGAAGATAAAATTGGTCCAGTATCTAATCTGGAAAAAATAGCGTTGCTTCATCATCCCAAGGATCTGCTCAACCAAACCTTATTGCACACCAAATCAAATCCAGAAGCATGGTCTTTATGGCTACAACAACATAATATTCAGCTTGAGCAGGTGAAGCAGCAACGGTCTTTTGACCATTTAAATCTTATGCTTGAAGCTGCAGCATCAGGGCTTGGCATTGCCATTGCCCCGCAGTTATTACTCAGTAAAGAATTGGAAAATCAGCGGCTGTATGCGCCTTTGGGTTTCATGCCATGTGGGCGTGATTTTTATAGCATCGTCAAAAAATCTAAAGCCAGCCAGACGCATATTCAACAGTTTATGCAATGGTTACACACAGCAGTTATTAAGACATAA
- the pgaC gene encoding poly-beta-1,6-N-acetyl-D-glucosamine synthase produces MSWLDYLFDFAFYYPLLMAWIWIIGGLWFFFKREFPKPKLPQPTEEGCSIIIPCFNEQAQVRETIRYALQTQYPLFEVIAVNDGSSDQTAAILDELQLIHPQLRVVHLAENQGKAVALRSGALVSQYEYLVCIDGDALLHPHAVLWMMPQMVNLPRVGAVTGNPRIINRSSILGKLQVGEFSSIIGLIKRAQRTYGRIFTVSGVIAGFRKTALARVGFWSDDKITEDIDISWKLQFDHWDVQYIPQALCYIYMPETFTGLWKQRLRWAQGGIEVLISYFHKILRWRLRRMWPVILEIMVSIIWSYTIIFIIVLYFLGLFIYLPEGLYIKSLLPEWYGAMLGLTCLVQFAVSLWIDKRYDGNKRFVLNYFWVIWYPLFFWFITTLTTVCALPKTIFQKKKRARWVSPDRGFNGE; encoded by the coding sequence ATGAGTTGGTTAGATTATTTATTCGATTTTGCTTTTTATTATCCATTATTAATGGCGTGGATCTGGATTATCGGGGGGCTGTGGTTCTTTTTTAAACGAGAATTCCCTAAACCGAAATTGCCGCAGCCAACGGAAGAGGGGTGTAGCATTATCATTCCGTGTTTTAACGAACAAGCACAGGTTCGTGAAACGATTCGTTATGCCTTGCAAACACAATATCCTTTATTTGAAGTTATTGCAGTAAATGATGGAAGTTCTGATCAAACAGCAGCGATTTTAGATGAGTTGCAGTTAATACATCCGCAATTGCGGGTAGTACATTTGGCTGAAAACCAAGGTAAAGCGGTCGCATTACGTTCCGGTGCATTGGTCAGCCAATATGAGTATTTGGTATGTATTGATGGTGATGCCTTATTACATCCGCATGCTGTGTTATGGATGATGCCACAGATGGTGAATTTACCGCGTGTTGGTGCAGTAACAGGTAATCCGAGAATTATTAATCGCTCTAGTATTTTAGGCAAACTCCAAGTTGGAGAGTTTTCATCGATTATTGGTTTGATTAAACGTGCACAGCGAACCTATGGGCGCATTTTTACGGTATCTGGCGTTATTGCAGGTTTTAGAAAAACAGCATTGGCACGTGTCGGTTTTTGGTCTGATGATAAGATTACGGAGGATATTGATATCTCTTGGAAATTGCAGTTTGACCATTGGGATGTGCAATATATCCCACAAGCGCTTTGTTATATCTATATGCCAGAAACATTTACAGGTCTATGGAAACAACGTTTACGTTGGGCGCAAGGGGGCATAGAGGTCTTAATAAGCTATTTTCATAAAATACTCAGATGGCGTTTACGTCGTATGTGGCCAGTAATTTTAGAAATTATGGTGAGTATTATTTGGTCTTATACCATTATCTTTATTATTGTGCTTTATTTTCTCGGTTTATTTATCTATCTGCCAGAGGGCTTATATATAAAATCCTTATTACCTGAATGGTATGGTGCAATGTTAGGGCTGACTTGTTTGGTGCAGTTTGCAGTAAGCTTGTGGATTGACAAACGTTATGATGGTAATAAACGCTTTGTACTGAATTATTTTTGGGTGATTTGGTATCCATTATTTTTCTGGTTTATCACGACTTTAACTACAGTTTGTGCATTACCTAAAACCATATTTCAAAAGAAAAAACGTGCCCGTTGGGTAAGCCCTGATCGCGGTTTTAATGGAGAATAA
- a CDS encoding FecR family protein has protein sequence MYSKQEKINIIEQAAAWALLVQQRDLSSAEQQQFEQWLQQSTFHAQAWQNIEQLQQKFQQLPTEIAAPVIKKQRTYKVEVKHLLMLLATLPSLLILYYLNSIQQWSADYRTTTGERKTVQLEDGGRILLNANTAIDIDYSRNSRSIILRKGEIWIETQHDVLQRPFWVKTPQGAAQALGTKYLVKIEQQQAYVAVQQGAVAIQSLSGQQQYLSAGQQVYFNVDQIKKVEQLHPQQLSWTQGFLLVKDMPLQQFVERIKPYQKGYIYLDPALQQLRISGNYPIDDLAKLYKMLQHTYGVEISHYMHGHWVYIQKQAH, from the coding sequence ATGTATAGCAAACAAGAGAAAATAAATATTATAGAACAAGCCGCTGCTTGGGCATTATTGGTGCAGCAAAGAGATTTAAGTTCGGCTGAGCAACAACAATTTGAACAATGGTTGCAACAAAGTACGTTTCATGCTCAAGCATGGCAAAATATTGAGCAATTACAACAGAAGTTTCAACAGCTTCCAACAGAGATTGCCGCACCTGTTATAAAGAAACAGCGGACCTATAAAGTTGAAGTGAAACATTTATTGATGCTGTTGGCAACGTTACCGAGTTTGCTGATTTTATATTATCTAAATAGCATACAGCAATGGAGTGCGGATTATCGCACCACGACAGGTGAGCGCAAAACAGTGCAATTAGAGGATGGTGGGCGTATTTTACTCAATGCAAACACGGCGATTGATATCGATTATAGTCGCAATAGCCGTAGTATTATTTTAAGAAAAGGCGAGATTTGGATTGAAACCCAACATGATGTATTACAACGTCCTTTTTGGGTAAAAACTCCTCAAGGTGCGGCACAAGCCCTAGGTACAAAGTATTTGGTCAAAATAGAACAACAACAAGCTTATGTTGCTGTTCAACAAGGTGCGGTGGCAATTCAAAGTTTAAGTGGTCAACAACAGTATTTATCTGCAGGGCAACAAGTTTATTTTAATGTCGATCAGATTAAAAAGGTAGAGCAACTTCATCCACAACAGTTGAGCTGGACTCAGGGCTTTCTTTTGGTGAAAGATATGCCTCTACAGCAGTTTGTTGAGCGTATCAAGCCTTATCAAAAAGGCTATATCTATCTAGACCCTGCTTTGCAGCAATTACGCATTTCTGGAAATTATCCGATTGATGATTTAGCTAAACTTTATAAAATGTTGCAGCATACTTATGGTGTTGAGATTTCACATTATATGCATGGGCATTGGGTTTATATTCAAAAACAAGCTCATTAA
- the pgaD gene encoding poly-beta-1,6-N-acetyl-D-glucosamine biosynthesis protein PgaD: MTIPQQEYQLIEDESLLDIPQYIDKPHYVKNKLAGYSLQVVGWTIFMLILLPVATLFLWWFEITTIQHYIFIDYSSARMDNLVNISLLILCCGLILILWACYNWLRFSHMERRFFFNNISAEQFVTHFDINIAQYIQLKTSHNLTLYYDQFGKLYSYDVNDMS, from the coding sequence ATGACAATACCACAGCAGGAATACCAGCTCATTGAAGATGAGAGTTTATTAGATATACCACAGTATATCGATAAACCACATTATGTAAAAAACAAGCTGGCAGGATATAGTTTACAGGTGGTGGGTTGGACGATATTTATGTTGATCTTATTACCGGTAGCCACATTGTTTTTATGGTGGTTTGAGATTACCACAATTCAACATTATATCTTTATAGACTATAGTTCAGCGCGAATGGATAACTTAGTAAATATCAGTTTGTTAATCTTGTGCTGTGGCTTGATATTGATACTATGGGCTTGCTATAACTGGCTGCGTTTTAGTCATATGGAACGACGTTTTTTCTTCAATAATATTTCGGCAGAGCAGTTTGTTACTCATTTCGATATTAACATAGCGCAATATATACAGCTTAAGACTAGCCACAATCTCACTTTATATTATGATCAATTTGGCAAGCTGTATAGCTATGATGTTAATGATATGAGCTAG